tctctccatctctgcccgCCTTCCCTCCCGCCTGGAACGCTCAGCGTCCCCGGTGTGCGCCGGGCCTGGGGTCTGCGTTCCGCCGCCAGGCGCTCCGTGCtggcagctgggaggctgcaggggccCGGGCGGGCGGGCGACGGTGGCGCGGAGGCGCAGAGGAGGCGAGCCGCCGGAGCGGTGTCAGGCCTGGACGCTGCGCGGGCCCGGTGTTTCGCGGGACGGGGgtctccacccagcccaggggaCGACGCATtttccgggggtggggggtgggggtggggagggggcggtcAGGCggcggggtggggtggtggaaaggcatgagagctctgcccgggCTGCCCGCTCCCACAGCCCAGGCGGCTGCCCGCAAACCCGCGCGTGCGCAGTAGGCGGCCCACCTGCTGGTACCTGGGCCGGCTCTGGGATCCCCgggatgcccaggaaagaatggcaGTTCTCCGCTGTGTGGAGTCTCTCACCGGGCCTAGACCTAGAAGGCAGGAATCCCAGGCCGGTCAGCCCGGTGGAGGCGGCGGGGCGAAGACACGCCCCTCCGTAGCCAGCCAGGTGTTCCCCGCGAAAGAGAGAGAGGCCACCGCCCTCGCCCCGAACCACCCGACCCCGTCCCAACCCCGCGTCCTAAAGCTCCTCCAGCAGAAGCCGGTATTCTTCCTCGCTGAGGGGTGCTTCCAGCGAGGCGGCCTCTTCCGAGGCCTCCAGCTCCCCCGGGGCCTCCGTTTCTAGGAAAGGTTGCGCCTGCTGCAGAAACTCCGGGCTCGCCAGGAGCTCATCCAGCAGCAGGCCGCAGGGGAGTGCAGACGAGCGCCCCGGCTCCTGGAGCGCCTGGGAGGGCGCCGGGATGCCTTGCATCTGCCCCTGCCGCGCGGAGGCCTCCGGGGGCgcgggctggggaggtggagctgccccggcttggggttcccacgccgccccggcgacctggggaccccggccccagccccaccacggGCTCCCCTGGGACGTGGGTGGCGCAAGCACACCTTGGCCCTGCGGCCCCGCTTGAGCGGGCCCAGGCTGTCCCACCGCGCAAGGGCCCGGCAGGCCGTCGCGCTGCGGGTCCCGGTCCTCCCGGCTTTTGCCCGGGTGCGGAGGCCACCGAGGAGCCTGAGGGTGGGAGAGCGCCCCTTCCGGAGGAGCCGGGGCGGCGTAGGCAAAATCCCCGCGCGCCGGGGCAGGTTGGGAGATCCCCTCCGCCGGCGCGGCCCGGCTGGGCTGCAGCACGGGGGCGGCCCTCGCCGCCTGGCTCACGAAAGCCCCCTGTGGGAGAGCCCCAGGCGCGCAGGGCACGTGGGGTGCGGGAAGCCCCGTTCCCCACGCGCCGGTGTGGGCGAAGGCGACCCACGAGGGAGCAGGGTGACACCCGCCGGGGGCCGCGTTGCACAGGCCGCCTGCCTGCGCGGGcgccctgccaccctgtcccggGTGCCTGGCCCTTCGATTCTGAAACCAGATCTGAATCCTGGACTCCGGGAGGCCCGTCTCTCTGGCCAGCTCTTCCCGGGCGGCGATGCCTGGAAAGCGATCCTTCTCAAAGGCTCGGAGGAGCAGGGCGGTCTGGGATCCGGTGACGGCGGTCCGCTTTCGCCGGCCTTCTGGCGGGCCGCGTCTCCCGGGCCAGGGCCGAGATTCCCGCCGGTGCTGCCTCAGCTGGCGCGACCTCTcattctgaaaccaaatctgGACCCTGGGCTCCGGAATGCCGATGGCCTGGGCCAGCCGTTCTCTGGTGGCGATGCCCGGGTACGGGTTCCGCTCAAAGCAGGCTCGCAGGGCCTCGCTTTGGCTCGGGGTCCAAACGAGTCTCCGTCGCCGTCCTCGTCCCCGGGCTTCCGCGGGGAGGGTGCTGTCCGAAGGTGTCGGGAGGGCCATCGCGGTGAGCCCCGGCCGGAATGTCACGGACGGACGCgggcagagagaggccggcgGGCTCCCGTGCACCTCAGCCGGCCTGTGCACTGCGGCAGGTGCAGCCAGGAGGCCTGCccggacagccagccagccagccagccagccggccagccagcGGCCCTTATAAAggcccacaggcaggcaggctccaCCCCTTCATGAATGGCGGTGAGCCCCCCTGGGACAGCCCGCCCCACCCCGGAAGGGAC
This genomic interval from Gorilla gorilla gorilla isolate KB3781 chromosome 3, NHGRI_mGorGor1-v2.1_pri, whole genome shotgun sequence contains the following:
- the LOC115932855 gene encoding double homeobox protein 4-like protein 4, with translation MALPTPSDSTLPAEARGRGRRRRLVWTPSQSEALRACFERNPYPGIATRERLAQAIGIPEPRVQIWFQNERSRQLRQHRRESRPWPGRRGPPEGRRKRTAVTGSQTALLLRAFEKDRFPGIAAREELARETGLPESRIQIWFQNRRARHPGQGGRAPAQAGGLCNAAPGGCHPAPSWVAFAHTGAWGTGLPAPHVPCAPGALPQGAFVSQAARAAPVLQPSRAAPAEGISQPAPARGDFAYAAPAPPEGALSHPQAPRWPPHPGKSREDRDPQRDGLPGPCAVGQPGPAQAGPQGQGVLAPPTSQGSPWWGWGRGPQVAGAAWEPQAGAAPPPQPAPPEASARQGQMQGIPAPSQALQEPGRSSALPCGLLLDELLASPEFLQQAQPFLETEAPGELEASEEAASLEAPLSEEEYRLLLEEL